From the genome of Blautia hydrogenotrophica DSM 10507:
ATAGTTCGCCTCAAAAATCTCATTAGTCTTTGTGGCAATGCCATTGCAAGATCTCTTGTCAGGACTTGGGAAGTAGCCGCAGATATCATCTAACAAATTAGAGACTCCTCTTAAATTTACCGGTGCTCCCATGCATACAGGCACAATGCTTCCCTCCTGGACGTTCATCGCCAAAGTCGCTGAAATCTCTGTCTGAGAGAATTCATCTCCTTCAAAATAACGATCCATAAATTCTTCACTGGTTTCGGCTACTGATTCAATCAGAATTTCGCGGTATTTTTCCAAATATTCATTTAAGTGTTCCGGAATTGGGCATTCCTCTTTTTTCCCTTTATCTATGTAATGCCTTCCTGCCTGTTTGACCACATTTACATAGCCGACAAATTTACCGTTCTCACGAATTGGGAAATGAAGCGGAGCAATTTTCTTACCATACAGCTCCGTCAAATCCTCCACAACTTTTCGGTAGCTCACATCATCAATATCCATACCTGTAACGAAAATCATTCTCGGCAATTTATATTTCTCACACAGTTTCCAAGCCTTCTGAGTTCCTACCTGAACACCGGCCTTTCCAGAAACTACGATAATCGCTGCATCAGCTGCGCTTACTGCTTCCTCGGTTTCTCCCACAAAGTCAAAATATCCTGGAGTATCCAACACATTCACTTTAATCTTATCCCATACGACAGGAACTACTGTCGTGGAAATTGAGAATCCCCGTTTAATCTCTTCTTTGTCATAGTCACTGACAGTATTTCCATCCTCCACTCTTCCGAGGCGGTTCGTCATACCTGATAAATAAGCCATAGCCTCCACTAAAGTGGTCTTTCCCGCGCCGCCATGACCTAACAGGACTACATTTCTGATTCGGTCAGTTCTAAAAACGTCCATATGTAATACCTCCCTGTCTGTATAATATGTTCATATTTTACTAAAAAATCAGGCAACTTGCAAGTATTATATACAATCTTTACAATATAAAACGGGGCTTTTTTTACTTTTCCAGTCATTTTCGGTAACAGTTCAGCCATACCATGTGCGAAAAGCATAAAACATGCTTGTATGCTTTCACAAACGGATATCTGTATGACTGAGCTGTTGCCATTTCCCAGACACTCCCCTACAAAGATTGACATTTTTCTCCATCTCCCTTAAAATAATGGACAGAAAGTTTCGAAAGGAAGAATTTAAGATGTCCGTGAATATCGGTTTTATTGGATTTGGCCTGACTGGTGGCTCCATCGCGAAGGCCATCCATGCGGCACATCCCGAATATCTGATCAGCGCTTACGATCTTCAAAAAGAATCTCTTATCTTGGCTCAACAGGAAGGTATCTTAGACACCGTCTGGGATGAAAACAACCTGAGATTCGACCAGTGCGACTTTCTTTTTTTATGCGCTCCTACAGAATGCAATTGTGCCTACTTAAAATATCTGAGGGAAGACATCATCGGCACTGACTGTATATTGACCGATGTGGGCAACACAAAGGCAACGATTCACCGCGAAATAGACCGCGTGAGCCTGACCGCCAATTTTATCGGAGGTCATCCTCTCTTCTACAAAGCTTTAAGCGGTTACTCCCATTCCATGCCAGATTTTATCTGTCAAGCTCCTTACTATATTCTGACCCCATCGGAGGATGTCTCTTTTCACAAGCTTTCTGTTTTTACCGAACTGATCTCCTCCCTGGGTACGGTCCCCTTAGTTTTGACACCGCAGGAGCATGACTATACCCTTGCCGGAATCAGCCATCTTCCTCATCTCCTGGAATCCGCCTATGTCGCCATGCTTCAGAGATTGGACACCAAGGAACACCGGCTTCGAAATCTAATGCCCCGAAGACCTTTGTCTTTCGACGGAAATTCATCCAGCTGGCAGCAGACTTGTATGGAAAACGCACCCTATATCTCCAATATCCTGGATGAGTATATCCGGTCCTTAATCCAGCTTCGCTGTCAATTAGATCAACAAGACGAACGCTCTGTTTTCCAGCTCTTTGAACAGAGCCCTCCACCTTTACCTTAAAAATATGCTCCCCCGCCTCACGCTCTGTGATCTGTCGAGAGTCTCTGAAGCGGGGAATTCTTTCTGCTTTATATCGGACTAAAGATCCTCCTGTGCGATAGCTATTTCCAGATATTCGTTTTCCTCCTGTGCATCCTGCATAACCTCTGCGATTCTCTCCAACCCATCCAACAGCTCATCCTCCTCTACCTGCTCCCAATCTATCACAATCCGCGTATCCTCACCGATATCCGTCAGACAATCGTACAACGCCGACAAATTTTTGCCATAATGCTCTGGAAAGTCCAACTGACTTTTCAAAAAATCATGGACTTCCACTAGAGAATCAAACTCTTTTCCCCTCACCCAAAGTTCCCTCATCATTCAGACTCCTCTCTTCTTTTTGTTTCAGTATATGTATGAATCCTCCAGACATACCCGCTGTAAAAAGATTCCTATATTTTTCAGACGTTCGTTTTGAAGTAACTATTCAGTCATATGTCTAATAAAATCAAAAATCCTCCCCATTCATGTTGACTAATGTAGAAAAATGAGGAATAATGGATTGCAGTAAAAGATCTCATTCACTACTGATTCACATCTAAAACAGATAAAAAGGAGTCCTTATGTCCTCGTTTTCCAAAAAGCCTAACAAAAAAAGAGAGTTTTATAAAAAAAGCAAATTTTATAAAGAAAACCGAAAAAAATGGCTACTGCTTGGAGAACTCTGTGTGATTGCCCTCTTGCTTCTGTGCGTAGCTCTCATCAGTCTGAACAGCCATTCAACTTCCAAAAAAGCTGTCTCCTCAGAAAATATTCAGCGCGCAGAAAATGCTTCCGACCTTAAAGATGCAGAGCGAAAAAACTCTTCTAAAAACCCACTCCGTCTTGTCATCTCCACTGTGGGAGACTGTACCCTTGGCACCGACGAAAATTTTGACTACAGTACCAGTCTGAACTCTGTCTACGAATCCAATGGAAAAGAATACTTCTTTCAAAATGTACGCTCTGTCTTCGAAAAAGATGATCTGACCATAGCCAACGCAGAAGGCACGTTTACTACTTCCACATCCAGAGAAGATAAACTGTTTGCATTTAAGGCTGATCCTGAGTATGCTCAGATTTTCAGCTCCAGTTCTGTGGAGGCTGTCACATTGGCCAACAATCACAGCCATGACTACGGCGAACAAAGTTACGAAGATACCAAAACTGCCTTAGATTCTGCTGGAGTCACTCATTTTGGCTATGACGAAACAGCCGTGCTAGAAATCAAAGGCGTCAAGGTGGGGCTTGTGGGAATCTACGAACTCAGTGACCACATGGAAAGAACAACACAGTTAAAAGAAAATATTGCAAAAGTCAAAAAAGACGGCGCTCAGCTTATCATCACCGTCTTTCACTGGGGAACCGAAAAAGAAATCTCTCCTGACAGCAATCAGACCCAGTTGGGCAGAATGGCTATCGACGAAGGCGCAGACCTGGTAGTAGGCCACCATCCCCAC
Proteins encoded in this window:
- a CDS encoding CapA family protein; this encodes MSSFSKKPNKKREFYKKSKFYKENRKKWLLLGELCVIALLLLCVALISLNSHSTSKKAVSSENIQRAENASDLKDAERKNSSKNPLRLVISTVGDCTLGTDENFDYSTSLNSVYESNGKEYFFQNVRSVFEKDDLTIANAEGTFTTSTSREDKLFAFKADPEYAQIFSSSSVEAVTLANNHSHDYGEQSYEDTKTALDSAGVTHFGYDETAVLEIKGVKVGLVGIYELSDHMERTTQLKENIAKVKKDGAQLIITVFHWGTEKEISPDSNQTQLGRMAIDEGADLVVGHHPHVLQGIEKYKGKYIVYSLGNFCFGGNSYPSDMDTMIFQQTFTIDSSGVQPDGQIHVIPCSISSASGYNNYQPTPAQGSEAERILTKINERSQLIEGEGVILPLTE
- a CDS encoding prephenate dehydrogenase, with product MSVNIGFIGFGLTGGSIAKAIHAAHPEYLISAYDLQKESLILAQQEGILDTVWDENNLRFDQCDFLFLCAPTECNCAYLKYLREDIIGTDCILTDVGNTKATIHREIDRVSLTANFIGGHPLFYKALSGYSHSMPDFICQAPYYILTPSEDVSFHKLSVFTELISSLGTVPLVLTPQEHDYTLAGISHLPHLLESAYVAMLQRLDTKEHRLRNLMPRRPLSFDGNSSSWQQTCMENAPYISNILDEYIRSLIQLRCQLDQQDERSVFQLFEQSPPPLP
- a CDS encoding barstar family protein, which encodes MMRELWVRGKEFDSLVEVHDFLKSQLDFPEHYGKNLSALYDCLTDIGEDTRIVIDWEQVEEDELLDGLERIAEVMQDAQEENEYLEIAIAQEDL